In one Mycobacterium sp. NBC_00419 genomic region, the following are encoded:
- a CDS encoding GNAT family N-acetyltransferase: MSRFVEPVILTGPSWVTLEPLGDNHIDEIAAAAADGDVGALWFTAAPSPDTAAAWAAKMHDLQEADEGVTYVVRRRTDGVVVGSTSLFHVDAANRRLEIGYTWYSASARRSGVNTETKLVLLTHAFEQLGCVAVEFRTHFFNQDSRAAIERLGAKLDGILRSHQLLPDGSRRDTVVYSILDIEWPAVRNNLTFRLSRHE; encoded by the coding sequence TTGAGCCGTTTCGTGGAACCGGTCATCCTGACCGGGCCGTCGTGGGTGACGCTGGAGCCCCTGGGGGACAACCACATTGACGAGATCGCGGCTGCTGCCGCCGACGGGGATGTCGGCGCGCTGTGGTTCACCGCCGCGCCCTCGCCGGACACCGCCGCCGCCTGGGCGGCCAAGATGCATGACCTGCAGGAAGCCGACGAGGGCGTCACCTACGTGGTGCGTCGGCGCACTGACGGCGTGGTCGTCGGCTCCACCAGCCTGTTCCACGTCGACGCCGCGAACCGCCGGCTGGAGATCGGCTATACCTGGTACTCCGCGTCAGCGCGGCGCAGCGGGGTGAACACCGAGACCAAGCTCGTCCTGCTCACCCACGCGTTCGAACAACTGGGCTGCGTGGCCGTCGAGTTCCGCACCCACTTCTTCAACCAGGACAGCCGCGCTGCCATCGAACGTCTCGGTGCGAAGCTCGACGGCATTCTGCGCAGCCATCAACTGCTGCCTGACGGGTCGCGGCGCGACACCGTCGTCTACTCGATCCTCGACATCGAGTGGCCCGCGGTGCGGAACAATCTGACGTTCCGGCTCAGCCGCCACGAATGA
- a CDS encoding ABC-F family ATP-binding cassette domain-containing protein — MPTESAITLIDLGFVWPDGTVALEHLDAVFTTGSTGLVGDNGSGKSTLLRLIAGELVASTGRVLTAGDVSYLPQTLTLDVHTSIAEILGVADTLSALRAIESGSTNEHHFAVLGEDWDVEQRASEALSHIGFGVEALDRTVGQVSGGEAMLVAVTALRMRRAPITLLDEPTNNLDRDARERLSALLAQWPGTLLVVSHDVALLDRMDNTAELYGHRLTTYGGPYRQWRSHLEREQDAAAQAVSAADHTVRVEERQRVEAETKLAHRNRKAQKDYTNKRAPKIVMNTWAMSAQVAAGKLRTGLDAKVTAARDTLQAAQARVRDDDHIRIDLPDPDVSDKRRIAELPGAQGSFVIQGPERLAIVGPNGIGKTALLEDLLAGRAGRLLTDRVGYLRQRLDGLDERLSVLEIVSAVAPGTDPALVRTRLARFLLRGDAVHRPVATLSGGERFRVTLARLLLAEPPPQLLILDEPTNNLDISSVDQLVDAVRSYRGAVLVVSHDDDFLGRLDLTGTLSMRMPGVLTDAG, encoded by the coding sequence ATGCCTACTGAATCTGCCATCACACTGATCGACCTCGGTTTCGTCTGGCCGGACGGAACCGTCGCACTTGAACACCTCGACGCCGTGTTCACCACCGGCAGTACCGGTCTGGTGGGCGACAACGGCAGCGGCAAGTCGACGTTGCTGCGGCTGATCGCCGGTGAACTCGTCGCTTCGACCGGCCGCGTCCTCACCGCAGGTGACGTCAGCTACCTGCCGCAAACCCTGACCCTGGATGTGCACACCTCGATCGCCGAGATACTCGGTGTCGCCGACACACTCTCGGCGCTGCGCGCCATCGAATCGGGCAGCACCAACGAGCACCATTTCGCCGTGCTCGGTGAGGATTGGGACGTCGAGCAACGGGCCTCTGAAGCGCTGTCCCACATCGGCTTCGGTGTCGAGGCCCTGGACCGTACGGTCGGGCAGGTGTCCGGAGGGGAGGCCATGCTGGTCGCCGTGACTGCGCTGCGGATGCGCCGCGCGCCGATCACCCTGCTCGACGAGCCCACTAACAACCTCGACCGTGACGCCCGCGAGCGACTGTCGGCTCTGCTCGCCCAGTGGCCGGGAACGCTGCTGGTGGTCAGCCACGACGTCGCCCTGCTGGACCGGATGGACAACACCGCGGAACTGTATGGCCATCGGCTCACCACCTACGGCGGCCCGTACCGGCAGTGGCGCAGTCATCTCGAGCGGGAGCAGGACGCCGCCGCCCAAGCGGTGTCGGCGGCCGATCACACCGTGCGGGTGGAGGAGCGCCAGCGTGTCGAGGCCGAGACCAAGCTGGCCCACCGAAACCGTAAGGCGCAGAAGGACTACACCAACAAGCGGGCCCCCAAGATCGTGATGAACACCTGGGCGATGTCCGCGCAGGTTGCGGCGGGCAAGCTGCGAACTGGACTGGACGCCAAGGTGACCGCGGCCCGGGACACGCTGCAGGCAGCACAGGCCAGGGTGCGGGACGATGACCACATTCGCATCGACCTGCCCGATCCGGATGTGTCCGACAAGCGTCGAATCGCCGAATTGCCGGGAGCGCAAGGTTCTTTCGTCATCCAGGGTCCGGAGCGCCTCGCGATCGTCGGCCCCAACGGCATCGGTAAGACGGCCTTGCTGGAAGACCTGCTTGCCGGGCGTGCGGGCCGGTTGCTGACCGACCGGGTGGGCTACCTGCGTCAGCGTCTCGACGGCCTCGACGAGCGTCTCAGCGTGCTCGAGATCGTCAGCGCCGTCGCGCCGGGCACCGATCCGGCGCTGGTGCGCACCCGGCTGGCCCGCTTCCTACTGCGCGGCGACGCGGTGCACCGCCCGGTGGCCACCCTGTCCGGCGGCGAGCGGTTCCGGGTGACGCTGGCCCGCCTCCTGCTCGCCGAGCCTCCGCCGCAACTGCTGATCCTCGACGAGCCGACGAACAACCTCGACATCAGCAGCGTCGATCAGCTCGTCGACGCGGTGCGCTCCTACCGGGGCGCGGTACTCGTGGTCAGCCACGACGACGACTTCCTGGGCCGGCTCGATCTCACCGGGACGCTGTCGATGCGGATGCCCGGCGTACTGACCGATGCGGGTTAG
- a CDS encoding cupin domain-containing protein produces the protein MTELPDWVKQLDMTPHPEGGFFKETWRSDLVLAESVLPADYTGPRNAGTAILFVLLSGQESAWHTVRSAELWFHHRGSPLLLEFGPEKGSATTHVLGPDIAAGQHPQLLVPPGYWQRAEPRDGEATLVSCVVVPGFDFADFALSS, from the coding sequence ATGACGGAACTCCCCGACTGGGTGAAGCAACTGGACATGACTCCCCATCCGGAGGGCGGCTTCTTCAAGGAGACCTGGCGCAGCGATCTGGTGCTGGCCGAGTCGGTGCTGCCCGCGGACTACACCGGCCCGCGCAATGCCGGCACCGCGATCCTGTTCGTCCTGCTATCCGGGCAGGAGTCGGCCTGGCACACGGTGCGCAGCGCCGAATTGTGGTTCCACCACCGCGGCAGCCCGCTGCTGCTGGAGTTTGGCCCCGAAAAAGGTAGCGCCACAACGCATGTGCTGGGGCCCGACATCGCCGCCGGGCAGCATCCGCAGCTGCTGGTGCCGCCCGGTTACTGGCAGCGAGCCGAACCCCGGGACGGGGAGGCGACCCTGGTGAGTTGTGTAGTGGTGCCCGGCTTCGACTTCGCCGACTTCGCGCTCAGTTCCTGA
- a CDS encoding 3-keto-5-aminohexanoate cleavage protein — protein sequence MPNSSRPYVKACINGARTPEQHSGLPVSPQQLADAAVAAHRCGAQAVHLHPKTADGVDSLLADTVGAAVSAVRHAVPGLPLGVTTGFWALPDAEQRLRAVQSWDVLPDFASVNWHEPGSEELAELLLSRGLGVEVGIFHAEAAESWARSAVAPHCLRVMIELGADGDTETADDLLARIHQAESPAPVLLHGLDDSCWPLLRHAGVRGLQTRIGLEDTVLLPDGSPAPGNAELVEAAVQILGALRN from the coding sequence ATGCCCAATTCCTCGCGTCCCTACGTCAAGGCGTGTATCAACGGCGCCCGCACCCCCGAGCAGCATTCCGGCCTTCCGGTGAGCCCGCAGCAGCTCGCCGATGCCGCAGTCGCCGCACACCGCTGCGGAGCGCAGGCGGTGCACCTGCACCCCAAGACCGCCGACGGGGTGGACTCCCTGCTGGCCGACACCGTCGGCGCGGCGGTCAGTGCGGTGCGGCACGCGGTGCCGGGGCTGCCGCTTGGGGTGACGACGGGTTTCTGGGCCCTGCCCGACGCCGAGCAGCGGCTGCGCGCGGTCCAGTCCTGGGACGTGCTGCCCGACTTCGCGTCGGTGAACTGGCACGAGCCGGGTTCTGAAGAGCTTGCCGAACTGCTGCTGAGCCGGGGGCTCGGCGTCGAGGTCGGCATCTTTCACGCCGAGGCCGCCGAGTCGTGGGCACGTTCCGCCGTCGCGCCGCACTGCCTGCGGGTGATGATCGAACTGGGGGCCGACGGCGACACCGAGACCGCCGACGACCTGCTGGCCCGGATCCACCAGGCCGAGTCTCCGGCGCCGGTGCTGCTGCACGGGCTCGACGACAGCTGCTGGCCGCTGCTGCGGCACGCCGGTGTGCGCGGACTGCAGACCCGCATCGGCCTTGAGGACACCGTGCTGCTGCCCGACGGGTCGCCGGCGCCGGGTAATGCCGAGCTCGTCGAAGCCGCGGTGCAGATCCTCGGCGCGCTCAGGAACTGA
- a CDS encoding NAD-binding protein translates to MHGHTIVCGDDALAMRIIDELNNAELSVVTLQSPDGLEAAGIGTADAIICAADDDALNLEIALLARQANPRVRVVTRLANTVLRKAMADDGGPGAVLDIADLAAPSVVEALLERTTHTITAAGVDFVVSGATAKHEGTLREMYGDLAPVAIIRGESSEHPGAVIACPGRDQHVHPGDWTAMIGTADELTERGIKIAKPIPSAPRERPLVVRVADAVRAFRDDLNPMFYKALAVAGALLVGSTVMLRFAYNQPGMGWVDALYFSAETIATVGYGDFNFLQQPTWLRLWGVGMMFAGVATTAIVVAFVADVLLSRRLSQAASRQKIRHLHRHVVIVGLGSFGIRVAGVLKAAGHDVAVIERNEDNRYLAAAAELELPVIFGDATLRQTLDAARLDDARAIAVLTQDDMVNIETGIVLREMLGPRTAPDLHRPDVPIVLRIYDRALGSAVGHRFGFAYVRSTVDLATPWFIGAAMGLDVLGTFSVGQSSFMVGGVRVLPGSELDGIRMFELSTQTRVIAIERDGVPLRLHPRRDTQLVAGDTAYLVGPYRELIDTMRKGQRASQPGKVTPVNWTG, encoded by the coding sequence ATGCACGGCCACACCATCGTCTGCGGAGATGATGCGCTCGCGATGCGGATCATCGACGAGCTGAACAATGCCGAGCTCAGCGTGGTCACCCTGCAGTCCCCCGACGGTCTGGAGGCGGCCGGGATCGGCACCGCCGATGCGATCATCTGCGCCGCCGACGACGATGCGTTGAACCTGGAGATCGCGCTGCTGGCGCGGCAGGCCAACCCGCGGGTGCGGGTGGTGACCCGGCTGGCCAACACCGTGCTGCGCAAGGCCATGGCCGACGACGGCGGCCCCGGTGCCGTCCTCGACATCGCCGACCTGGCCGCCCCGTCGGTGGTCGAGGCCCTGCTGGAGCGCACCACCCACACGATCACGGCCGCCGGCGTCGACTTCGTGGTGTCCGGCGCAACGGCCAAGCATGAGGGCACCCTGCGCGAGATGTACGGGGACCTGGCACCGGTGGCCATCATCCGCGGCGAGAGCTCCGAGCACCCCGGCGCCGTGATCGCCTGCCCCGGCCGCGACCAACACGTGCATCCCGGCGACTGGACCGCCATGATCGGCACCGCCGACGAGCTGACCGAGCGGGGCATCAAGATCGCCAAGCCCATTCCGTCGGCGCCGCGGGAACGGCCGCTGGTGGTTCGCGTCGCCGATGCGGTCCGGGCCTTCCGCGACGACCTCAACCCGATGTTCTACAAAGCGCTGGCGGTGGCGGGCGCATTGCTGGTGGGCTCGACGGTCATGCTGCGCTTCGCCTACAACCAACCCGGCATGGGGTGGGTGGACGCGCTGTACTTCTCGGCAGAGACCATCGCGACGGTGGGCTACGGCGACTTCAACTTCCTCCAGCAGCCCACCTGGCTTCGGTTGTGGGGCGTGGGGATGATGTTCGCCGGGGTGGCCACCACCGCCATCGTGGTGGCCTTCGTCGCCGACGTGCTGCTGTCCCGGCGGTTGTCGCAGGCGGCCAGCCGGCAGAAGATCCGGCACCTGCACCGCCACGTCGTGATCGTCGGCCTCGGCTCGTTCGGCATCCGGGTGGCCGGCGTTCTCAAGGCGGCCGGGCACGACGTCGCGGTGATCGAGCGCAACGAGGACAACCGCTATCTCGCGGCGGCCGCCGAACTGGAACTTCCGGTGATCTTCGGCGACGCCACGCTGCGCCAGACTCTCGATGCCGCGCGCCTCGACGACGCCCGCGCCATCGCGGTGCTCACCCAGGACGACATGGTCAACATCGAGACCGGCATCGTGCTGCGCGAGATGCTCGGCCCGCGCACCGCCCCGGATCTGCATCGCCCCGACGTCCCGATCGTGTTGCGCATCTACGACCGCGCGCTGGGCTCGGCGGTGGGTCACCGGTTCGGCTTCGCCTACGTCCGCTCCACCGTGGACCTGGCCACCCCGTGGTTCATCGGCGCCGCGATGGGCCTCGACGTGCTCGGCACCTTCTCGGTGGGACAGAGTTCGTTCATGGTCGGCGGGGTGCGGGTGCTTCCCGGCAGCGAACTCGACGGGATCCGGATGTTCGAGTTGTCCACCCAGACCCGGGTGATCGCCATCGAACGCGACGGCGTACCCCTGCGACTTCATCCGCGCCGCGACACCCAACTTGTCGCCGGGGACACCGCCTACCTCGTCGGGCCCTACCGCGAACTGATCGACACGATGCGCAAGGGCCAGCGGGCGTCGCAGCCCGGCAAGGTCACACCGGTGAACTGGACCGGCTGA
- a CDS encoding amidohydrolase family protein: protein MSATYEYGIDIAAVDAIDFHTHVEIDAAGHCAYDAELARATGRYFKLGDDYFSRVDDLAEQYRENNTAAVVFTVDAHTVSGHRPNSVEDLIEGAARNNDVLIPFGTVDPWDDAAVSRVHQLIDLGAKGFKFHPSLQAFEPNDRRLYPIYEAITAAGVPALFHTGQTGLGSALPGGHGIKLRYSDPMLLDDVAADFPELTVVMAHPAVPWVDAQIAIASHKANVYIDLSGWSPKYFPPQLVAAIGRQLRTKALFGTDHPYISLQRWRRDFDALGVDAEVLALILKDNAVRVLGLSR, encoded by the coding sequence GTGAGCGCCACCTACGAGTACGGCATCGACATCGCGGCCGTCGACGCCATCGACTTCCACACCCACGTCGAGATCGACGCCGCCGGCCACTGCGCCTATGACGCGGAACTGGCCAGGGCCACCGGACGCTATTTCAAGCTCGGCGACGACTATTTCTCCCGGGTCGACGACCTCGCCGAGCAGTACCGCGAGAACAACACGGCGGCAGTGGTGTTCACCGTCGACGCCCACACGGTGTCGGGGCATCGACCCAACTCGGTCGAGGATCTCATCGAGGGTGCCGCCCGCAACAACGATGTGCTGATCCCGTTCGGCACCGTCGACCCGTGGGACGACGCGGCGGTGTCGCGCGTGCATCAGCTGATCGACCTGGGCGCCAAGGGATTCAAGTTCCATCCCAGCCTGCAGGCCTTCGAACCCAACGACCGCCGGCTCTACCCGATCTATGAGGCGATCACCGCCGCGGGGGTGCCCGCCCTGTTCCACACCGGCCAGACCGGGCTCGGTTCGGCGCTGCCCGGCGGGCACGGGATCAAGTTGCGTTACTCCGATCCGATGCTGCTCGACGACGTCGCCGCCGACTTCCCCGAGCTGACCGTGGTGATGGCCCACCCCGCGGTGCCGTGGGTCGATGCGCAGATCGCCATCGCCTCGCACAAGGCCAACGTCTATATCGATCTTTCCGGGTGGTCACCGAAGTACTTCCCGCCTCAACTGGTCGCCGCGATCGGGCGCCAACTGCGCACCAAGGCCCTGTTCGGCACCGACCATCCCTACATCTCGCTGCAGCGCTGGCGGCGCGACTTCGATGCGCTCGGTGTCGATGCCGAGGTCCTGGCGCTGATCCTCAAGGACAACGCGGTGCGGGTGCTGGGGTTGTCGCGATGA
- a CDS encoding universal stress protein, whose protein sequence is MVHNPSAPGEIVVGVDGSASSNAAVRWATAQAGRRNAPLRLVHVAAAPSITNVMPAVPTEFEAWQDTQAREVLREATELVAQISAETGVSARIADTDIYHAAPVPTLIDLSKGAEMIVVGSRGMGAFRRTLLGSASTGLIHHAHCPVAVIHDGPTPSADLPVVVGVDGSPASVEATALAFAEASRLGVDLVAVHAWSDDSLFAVPGVDWAAVVVGEEEILSQRLAGMSEDYPDVTVHRVVVRDQPARYLAEQAQSAQLLVVGSHGRGGFAGMLLGSVSTALAHTVTTPLIVARRY, encoded by the coding sequence ATGGTGCACAACCCGTCGGCTCCCGGTGAGATCGTCGTCGGAGTGGACGGTTCGGCATCATCGAATGCCGCGGTCCGGTGGGCCACCGCGCAGGCCGGCCGACGTAACGCGCCGCTTCGGCTGGTGCACGTGGCCGCGGCGCCGTCCATCACCAACGTGATGCCTGCGGTGCCGACCGAGTTCGAAGCGTGGCAGGACACCCAGGCCCGCGAGGTCCTGCGCGAGGCAACCGAGTTGGTGGCGCAGATCAGCGCCGAAACCGGGGTGTCGGCACGCATCGCCGATACCGACATCTACCACGCCGCACCGGTTCCCACCCTGATCGATCTGTCCAAGGGCGCCGAGATGATCGTCGTCGGCAGTCGAGGAATGGGTGCGTTCCGTCGCACGCTGCTCGGCTCGGCAAGCACCGGACTGATCCATCACGCACACTGCCCGGTGGCCGTGATCCACGACGGCCCCACGCCGTCAGCGGACCTGCCTGTCGTGGTCGGTGTCGACGGCTCACCGGCATCGGTCGAGGCCACCGCACTCGCCTTCGCCGAGGCGTCGCGGTTGGGCGTCGACCTCGTCGCCGTACACGCCTGGAGCGACGACAGCCTGTTCGCTGTGCCCGGCGTGGACTGGGCTGCGGTCGTGGTGGGCGAAGAGGAGATCTTGTCCCAGCGGTTGGCCGGAATGTCCGAGGACTATCCGGACGTGACCGTTCATCGCGTGGTGGTGCGCGACCAGCCGGCGCGCTATCTGGCCGAGCAGGCCCAGAGTGCGCAGCTTCTGGTGGTGGGCAGTCACGGCCGGGGCGGGTTCGCCGGCATGCTGCTCGGCTCCGTCAGCACCGCGCTGGCCCACACCGTCACCACCCCCCTGATTGTCGCGCGTCGTTACTAG
- a CDS encoding response regulator transcription factor gives MIKVFLVDDHEVVRRGLAELLGSDPDISVVGEAGTVTETLARIPAARPDVAVLDIRLPDGSGIDLCRELLATNDELRCLILTSFTDEQTMLDAILAGASGYVVKDIRGMELAQAIKAVGSGKSLLDNRAAAVLMSRLRRDTEKDERLRDLSATERTLLQLLGEGLTNREIGQRMFLAEKTVKNYVSRLLTKLGMSGRTQAALFAAETLRRSDV, from the coding sequence GTGATCAAGGTGTTCCTGGTCGACGACCACGAAGTGGTGCGTCGCGGCTTGGCCGAACTCCTCGGCAGCGATCCCGACATCAGCGTCGTGGGTGAGGCAGGCACGGTGACCGAGACACTGGCCCGCATTCCCGCCGCACGTCCCGACGTCGCGGTGCTCGATATCCGGTTGCCCGACGGCAGCGGGATCGATCTGTGCCGGGAACTGCTGGCCACCAACGACGAGTTGCGCTGCCTGATCCTGACCTCGTTCACCGACGAGCAGACGATGCTGGACGCGATCCTGGCCGGCGCCAGCGGCTACGTCGTCAAAGACATCCGCGGGATGGAACTGGCCCAGGCCATCAAGGCGGTGGGCTCAGGAAAGTCGTTGCTGGACAACCGCGCTGCGGCCGTGCTGATGTCGCGGCTGCGCCGTGACACCGAGAAGGACGAAAGGCTGCGCGACCTGTCGGCCACCGAACGCACCCTGTTGCAGTTGCTCGGCGAAGGCCTGACCAACCGGGAGATCGGCCAGCGGATGTTCCTGGCGGAGAAGACGGTCAAGAACTACGTATCGCGCCTACTGACCAAGCTGGGCATGAGCGGACGAACCCAGGCTGCGTTGTTCGCCGCAGAGACATTGCGCCGCAGCGATGTTTGA
- a CDS encoding GAF domain-containing sensor histidine kinase has translation MFETDVRDGLIDAMLAVASGLELERKLHTIVHTAMGLVNARYGALGVIGTDPQPVLERFVFEGIDQASAERIGPLPTGHGMLGVLFNSPKVIRVDDLSMHPSSIGFPANHPPMRSFLGVPIRIREQVFGNLYLTEKADGATFTEADELLVLALAGAAGIAIDNARLYQAANTQQLWIEATRDISTQLLAGHDPDEVHREITVKAVALTGSEFSFRVTPDESGDLVIIDSTRQDLLGRRVAKSGTTVGLAFSDCIAMRVNDFRDIGEPSGSALVLPMCEPSTATSVLVCVAPPGRNFTESELDMAGAYASQAGLALHLANAQRRMRELDVLTDRDRIARDLHDHVIQRLFAVGLSLQGALGADAADGTRRVTGALDDLQEVVQEIRTAIFDLHGGSVTRLRQRIEQAVTRMTADSPVRPAVHISGPLSVVDGSLADHAEAVVHEAISNVVRHAGARSATVSVTVDDDLTISVTDDGVGIGADITRSGLANLAARAHDCGGQFRITDQPGGGTRLVWSAPLP, from the coding sequence ATGTTTGAGACCGACGTCCGCGACGGACTCATCGACGCGATGCTCGCGGTGGCCTCCGGGCTGGAACTCGAGCGCAAGCTGCACACCATCGTCCACACGGCCATGGGATTGGTGAATGCCCGCTACGGCGCACTCGGCGTGATCGGCACCGACCCCCAGCCGGTGCTGGAACGGTTCGTCTTCGAGGGAATCGACCAGGCCAGCGCCGAGCGGATCGGACCGCTGCCCACCGGCCACGGCATGCTGGGGGTTCTCTTCAATAGCCCGAAAGTTATTCGGGTCGATGATCTTTCGATGCACCCGTCGTCGATCGGCTTTCCCGCCAACCACCCGCCGATGCGTAGCTTCCTCGGCGTTCCGATCCGGATCCGCGAGCAGGTGTTCGGCAACCTGTATCTGACCGAGAAGGCCGACGGCGCCACCTTCACCGAAGCCGACGAGCTCCTGGTGCTGGCGCTGGCCGGGGCGGCAGGCATCGCCATCGACAACGCCCGCCTCTATCAGGCCGCCAACACCCAGCAGCTGTGGATCGAGGCCACCCGCGACATCAGCACCCAACTGCTGGCCGGCCACGATCCCGACGAGGTGCACCGCGAGATCACCGTGAAGGCGGTGGCTTTGACGGGCAGCGAGTTCAGCTTCCGCGTGACACCCGACGAGTCCGGCGACCTGGTGATCATCGACTCGACCAGACAAGACCTGCTGGGCCGCCGGGTCGCCAAGTCAGGGACGACGGTCGGGCTGGCGTTCTCCGACTGTATCGCCATGCGGGTCAACGACTTTCGTGACATCGGCGAGCCTAGCGGTTCAGCCCTGGTCCTTCCGATGTGCGAGCCGAGCACCGCGACCAGCGTGCTGGTGTGCGTCGCGCCGCCGGGCAGGAACTTCACCGAGAGCGAGCTGGACATGGCGGGGGCCTACGCGTCGCAGGCGGGCCTGGCACTGCACCTGGCCAACGCCCAGCGGCGGATGCGCGAACTCGACGTGCTCACCGACCGGGACCGCATCGCCAGGGATCTGCACGACCACGTCATCCAGCGGCTGTTCGCCGTGGGACTGTCCCTGCAGGGTGCGCTGGGCGCCGACGCGGCCGACGGAACCCGTCGGGTCACCGGTGCCCTGGACGACCTCCAAGAGGTGGTCCAGGAGATCAGGACCGCGATCTTCGACCTGCACGGTGGCTCGGTGACCCGGTTGCGCCAGCGCATCGAGCAGGCGGTCACCCGGATGACCGCGGACTCACCCGTGCGCCCGGCGGTGCACATCAGCGGGCCACTGTCGGTGGTCGACGGGTCGCTCGCCGACCATGCCGAGGCGGTGGTGCATGAGGCCATCTCCAACGTCGTGCGTCACGCCGGCGCCCGGTCGGCGACGGTGTCGGTGACCGTCGACGACGACCTGACCATCAGCGTGACCGACGATGGTGTCGGCATCGGCGCGGACATCACCCGCAGCGGCCTGGCCAACCTGGCCGCCCGCGCTCACGACTGCGGCGGGCAGTTCCGCATCACCGACCAGCCGGGCGGTGGGACCCGCCTGGTGTGGTCAGCCCCACTTCCCTGA
- a CDS encoding three-helix bundle dimerization domain-containing protein, protein MMSGVDGGEEQRQMAQVVVRLAEEFPYTPDHVITETVEAAHRRFEGARIREFVPLFVERYCRAQFAQQPVVEISA, encoded by the coding sequence ATGATGTCCGGTGTGGACGGTGGCGAAGAGCAACGCCAGATGGCACAGGTGGTCGTGCGTCTGGCCGAGGAGTTTCCCTACACCCCCGACCACGTCATCACCGAGACCGTCGAGGCCGCTCACCGCCGTTTCGAGGGGGCACGCATCCGCGAGTTCGTCCCGCTGTTCGTCGAGCGGTACTGCCGCGCGCAGTTCGCGCAGCAACCCGTCGTTGAGATCTCGGCCTGA
- a CDS encoding type II toxin-antitoxin system Rv0910 family toxin: MAKLSVSVDVPLPPEQAWEHASDLSRYKEWLTIHRVWRSKLPETLDKGTEVESIVEVKGMPNRVKWTIVHFKPPEAMTLNGTGVGGVKVKLMGKVRPHDKDADSSVVTMDVHLGGAALFGPIGMLVAGALRSDIKESLDRFVAVFSPA; this comes from the coding sequence ATGGCGAAACTCTCTGTATCCGTAGACGTTCCGTTACCGCCCGAGCAGGCCTGGGAGCATGCCTCGGACCTGAGCCGGTACAAAGAATGGCTGACCATTCACCGGGTGTGGCGCTCCAAGCTGCCTGAAACTCTCGACAAGGGCACCGAGGTGGAGTCCATTGTCGAGGTCAAGGGCATGCCCAACCGGGTCAAGTGGACCATCGTCCACTTCAAGCCGCCGGAGGCGATGACGCTCAACGGGACCGGTGTCGGCGGCGTGAAGGTCAAACTGATGGGCAAGGTGCGGCCGCACGACAAGGACGCCGACTCCTCGGTGGTGACGATGGATGTCCACCTGGGCGGTGCGGCTCTGTTCGGGCCGATCGGCATGCTGGTGGCCGGCGCGCTGCGCAGCGACATCAAGGAGTCGCTGGACAGGTTCGTGGCGGTGTTCTCCCCGGCCTAG
- a CDS encoding antitoxin, with translation MGFLDKAKEVLSENADKVEAAIDKAGDLIDEKTQGKFKEAVDKVQETAKNVVDKTSEAAKNVTDKGDQQT, from the coding sequence ATGGGATTCCTCGACAAAGCCAAGGAAGTCTTGAGCGAGAACGCCGACAAGGTTGAAGCGGCGATCGACAAGGCCGGCGACCTCATCGACGAGAAGACGCAAGGCAAGTTCAAAGAGGCCGTCGACAAGGTTCAGGAAACCGCGAAGAACGTCGTCGACAAGACCTCGGAGGCTGCCAAGAATGTGACCGACAAAGGCGACCAGCAGACCTGA